CGTTTGATTTTTCACCAACTTCTGTCAGTGACGTATAAATTAATGGATTTTCCCTGTTATTATCTATCATTTCCTGTACTGTATTGAACCCTGTGCCTTCCAGTATATCAGGCACTGCCCATTTAAGTATCAGACCTGGTAAACCGCATATTATTGTTTCACCTATGGCAGCCTGAATGCCTTCATCCAGCCTGCTGCCCACCATTACAGAGGTATATTCAGGGAACAGCATCTGGGAATAGCGCATGCCGATTCGGCCAGTGGTCAGCACAACCCTGGAGGCTTCACTGATCAATTCCATCTTTGTCTCACCCAGGTGGTCATTCCAGGGTTCCACGAATCCGGTGGTACCTAATATAGATATGCCGTCTTTGATACCCACCTTTGGGTTCAGGGTCCGGGCTGCCACTGCTTCGCCATCAGGAGCGGATATGGTAACCGCAGCCCCTTCCAATCTGCACTCATCTAACGCTTCAAGGATAGCATCTATAATCTGACATCTGGGTACAGGATTGATGGCGGGCTCACCTTCCTTTACCTGCAGGCCCCCTCTCATCGTGATACCGATGCCCTTACCTGCCGATAACCGGATCGAATCTGACTCCCTTGCCTCTGCTGCTATCACAAGACCTCGGGTCACATCACTCTCATGGTCGCCAGAGATCTTCACAACCTCGCACCTTCCATCTTTTGTTCTCACGTTAAGTTCTGCTCTGACCCCACAGGGTGTGGGGACCGAGACACTCTCAACGTCCCTCTTAAGGGAGAGTACAGAGGCTTTGGCAGCGGCTGCTGCAGTGGTACCAGTAGTGTATCCCCGGTGCAGGATATTACCATTGGACAGAACTACAAGCAGTCCCTTATTTACACCATCGATCAATACTTCAAGGGGTAGTGTAACTCTTTCGAGCCATTGTTTGGGAATTTGGAAATCGTTTACAGGGTCTGTTAAGATCATATTATCTGGATTTTATTTGTGGGGTCTGAAATGAATATTAAGCGATAAAAAGGTGTGGATTCGGCCTCCTGCAAAATACGGTGCTGCTAAAGTATGGGTAGGTACGACGCTATTTATCACTCTTGCAATGGCTGCATTTTACGCTTTCTTTTAGGGTTTTTCATTTGCTTCCCTACGCCCGGATTGAAAACTAAAATCATCGAACCAATGGAAATATCAAAGCAATGTGCACCGTCCTGATACCTTCGGACATCTGGTCCGGGGTCATTGACGAAATCTCAATTTTCGTTATCCTTGGCTTG
The sequence above is a segment of the Methanosarcinales archaeon genome. Coding sequences within it:
- a CDS encoding cobalt-precorrin-5B (C(1))-methyltransferase; amino-acid sequence: MILTDPVNDFQIPKQWLERVTLPLEVLIDGVNKGLLVVLSNGNILHRGYTTGTTAAAAAKASVLSLKRDVESVSVPTPCGVRAELNVRTKDGRCEVVKISGDHESDVTRGLVIAAEARESDSIRLSAGKGIGITMRGGLQVKEGEPAINPVPRCQIIDAILEALDECRLEGAAVTISAPDGEAVAARTLNPKVGIKDGISILGTTGFVEPWNDHLGETKMELISEASRVVLTTGRIGMRYSQMLFPEYTSVMVGSRLDEGIQAAIGETIICGLPGLILKWAVPDILEGTGFNTVQEMIDNNRENPLIYTSLTEVGEKSNGARIVIVDRTGNIILDTGEMA